From one Peredibacter starrii genomic stretch:
- a CDS encoding NUDIX domain-containing protein: MSSKTKKAQVVLAALDQPSHKFQFLLMRTNERRGGFWQNVTGKLEDNETYEEGGLREAIEETGLNIETIMDMLNLGLKYEFTDQRERKCHEECFLIILDQKWEVKIDSHEHQDFKWVGIDEIHRDIVKHESNFETLVKSQHLLKHWGG, from the coding sequence ATGAGTTCAAAAACTAAAAAAGCTCAGGTGGTCTTGGCCGCTCTTGACCAACCTAGTCATAAATTCCAATTTCTCCTCATGAGAACCAATGAACGCCGCGGAGGCTTCTGGCAAAACGTGACGGGAAAACTCGAAGACAATGAGACCTATGAAGAAGGTGGACTTAGAGAGGCCATTGAGGAAACTGGTCTCAATATCGAAACCATCATGGATATGTTGAACCTCGGTTTAAAGTACGAGTTCACTGATCAACGTGAGAGAAAATGCCATGAGGAATGCTTTCTGATTATTCTGGATCAGAAGTGGGAAGTAAAAATTGATTCTCATGAGCATCAGGATTTTAAATGGGTCGGCATCGATGAGATCCATCGCGATATCGTAAAACACGAATCAAATTTTGAGACACTGGTTAAATCGCAACATCTTCTGAAACATTGGGGCGGCTAA
- a CDS encoding site-2 protease family protein, translating into MNDLNTILFNIAQSLPGFLLAIVTHEAAHAWMANKFGDPTAKNAGRLTLNPAAHYDPWGTIFFPLLAAVTNFAMIGWARPVPIEVRNFKKIRSGIFWVSFAGPLSNLLLGTLSALVLAVIATKVSPDWGYYRISIRMLQYSVFINFILAFFNLIPLPPLDGSKMVSSFLKGQALYKYENFARYTPVIFLMVMALSFMGIHTLSYVLMPAQVIANYLMFTFVGLFGGIV; encoded by the coding sequence ATGAATGATTTGAATACGATACTCTTCAATATAGCTCAATCCCTGCCTGGGTTTTTGCTCGCAATCGTGACACACGAAGCGGCCCACGCGTGGATGGCGAATAAATTTGGAGATCCAACTGCGAAAAACGCAGGTCGTTTAACATTAAATCCTGCTGCACACTACGATCCATGGGGAACGATCTTCTTCCCACTTCTAGCTGCTGTAACAAATTTCGCCATGATCGGTTGGGCACGTCCAGTGCCGATCGAAGTTCGTAATTTCAAAAAGATCCGTTCTGGAATTTTCTGGGTAAGTTTCGCTGGTCCGCTATCGAACCTACTACTTGGAACTCTTTCAGCTCTCGTACTTGCAGTGATTGCAACGAAAGTTTCTCCTGATTGGGGTTACTATCGCATTTCAATTCGCATGCTTCAGTACTCTGTATTCATTAACTTCATTTTGGCCTTCTTCAATTTGATTCCGCTTCCACCACTTGATGGTTCGAAGATGGTTTCATCTTTTCTGAAAGGTCAGGCGCTTTATAAGTACGAAAATTTCGCCCGTTACACACCGGTGATCTTCCTGATGGTGATGGCCCTGAGTTTCATGGGCATTCACACTCTGAGCTACGTACTTATGCCAGCTCAAGTTATTGCTAACTATTTGATGTTCACCTTTGTAGGACTCTTCGGAGGAATCGTATGA
- a CDS encoding segregation and condensation protein A encodes MTENEILVKIDRFDGPLALLLHLVQKEEMRIQELELNTITHQYLDYLQKMQDLNFDVAGEYLYMAATLLYLKSQTIADESQDQNLIKITAGEMGLEIQTRGDLIKRLEELERFQRLGQRLWGLPKKGHEIFVKGKVDRKAIEDSILTPIDLQQLTETMMDLIRREKRKYAVVKRDRLSIKEKLVRLKSMLKEGDTTQFDKLLDENETGIIDKVITFISLLELARLKKLQIFQNEDKGSIYIEVKESLESFDPETANGFDPEGEANKPKEAAAPAEAAAPIQ; translated from the coding sequence ATGACCGAGAATGAAATCCTAGTTAAGATAGATCGTTTCGACGGTCCTCTAGCACTTCTTCTGCACTTAGTTCAGAAAGAAGAAATGCGTATTCAGGAGCTTGAGCTCAATACGATCACTCATCAGTATCTTGATTATCTTCAAAAGATGCAGGATCTGAACTTTGATGTGGCCGGTGAATATCTTTATATGGCCGCGACTCTTCTTTATTTAAAGTCGCAAACAATCGCGGATGAATCTCAGGATCAGAACCTGATCAAGATTACTGCCGGTGAAATGGGTCTTGAGATCCAGACTCGTGGTGATTTGATTAAGCGTCTTGAAGAGCTTGAGCGCTTCCAGCGTCTAGGTCAGCGTCTTTGGGGCCTACCAAAGAAAGGTCACGAGATTTTCGTGAAAGGAAAAGTAGATCGTAAGGCGATCGAAGATTCCATCCTTACTCCAATTGATCTTCAGCAATTAACTGAAACCATGATGGATCTTATCCGTCGTGAGAAGCGTAAATATGCCGTTGTTAAGCGTGATCGTCTCTCTATTAAGGAGAAATTGGTTCGTCTTAAGTCTATGCTTAAGGAAGGCGATACAACTCAATTTGATAAGCTTCTAGATGAAAATGAAACAGGAATTATTGATAAAGTAATCACCTTTATCTCGCTTCTTGAGCTTGCTCGTCTGAAAAAATTACAAATTTTCCAGAACGAGGATAAAGGCTCCATTTACATCGAGGTTAAGGAAAGTTTAGAGTCTTTCGATCCAGAAACAGCAAATGGTTTCGATCCGGAAGGCGAAGCAAACAAACCAAAAGAAGCGGCAGCCCCTGCGGAAGCAGCGGCCCCTATCCAATAA
- the scpB gene encoding SMC-Scp complex subunit ScpB: MDSMNDINYEWDLSVEAQAAAEMSEVETVETVEVAATTETVEAEGFSLDLNHYDEKEQEDMLWQARTGLNADTLCGAIETIIFMSDRPISIQKIKAQIDNELPLRVIHESLSKLQAGYEEKFHGIRLVEVAEGYQFRTKATYSKFVQNLFKINSLVLTPTALEVLAIIAYKQPVSKTEVEKIRGVDSSHIIRALMDKRLVRITGRSEELGRPSLFGTTDEFLEVFNLADISGLPPEYELEEMATKNTIGTIADIKSVVFRSENLSKFSADESDELERLSNDINLIAADTNFTALLKSEEKRKTDGETAVRKSAFDILEDFVNREESVRQTKAAADSITIMNVIDAKVVDIAQEGVVFNAPEIDEEFEALRAAEIAEIEEAEAAHVAEEVVNFESMDLSQEAEELERALDLAFENLTGEKLEEGEMAFDVDGDINNLDFTIDEAITKGKDFDLDLAFLNEVPVPAIENNDENL; this comes from the coding sequence ATGGATTCGATGAACGACATCAACTACGAATGGGATCTTTCTGTTGAAGCGCAAGCTGCAGCGGAAATGTCGGAAGTTGAGACTGTTGAAACAGTTGAAGTTGCAGCTACTACTGAAACGGTAGAAGCCGAGGGCTTCTCGCTTGACCTCAATCACTATGATGAGAAAGAGCAAGAAGATATGCTTTGGCAGGCGCGTACGGGTCTAAATGCAGACACGCTTTGCGGTGCTATCGAAACAATCATTTTCATGTCTGACCGCCCGATCTCAATTCAAAAGATCAAAGCTCAGATTGATAACGAACTTCCACTACGTGTGATCCACGAATCACTTTCTAAACTCCAGGCCGGTTACGAAGAAAAATTCCATGGTATTCGTCTGGTAGAGGTTGCGGAAGGTTACCAGTTCCGTACGAAAGCGACTTATTCGAAATTCGTTCAGAACCTATTTAAGATCAATTCACTTGTTCTTACTCCAACAGCTCTTGAAGTGTTGGCGATCATTGCCTACAAACAACCGGTTTCTAAAACTGAAGTTGAAAAAATCCGTGGTGTGGATTCATCTCACATCATCCGTGCTCTTATGGATAAGCGTCTGGTGAGAATCACTGGCCGTTCTGAAGAGCTAGGTCGTCCATCTCTATTTGGAACGACTGATGAGTTCCTTGAAGTATTTAACCTTGCTGATATCTCGGGTCTTCCACCTGAGTATGAGCTTGAAGAAATGGCGACTAAGAACACAATCGGTACAATTGCTGATATCAAGTCAGTAGTGTTTCGTTCTGAGAACCTTTCTAAATTCAGCGCTGATGAGTCTGACGAGCTTGAAAGACTTTCAAACGACATCAACCTTATCGCTGCTGATACAAATTTCACGGCCCTTCTTAAATCTGAAGAGAAGAGAAAAACTGACGGCGAAACTGCTGTTCGTAAGTCCGCTTTCGATATTCTTGAAGACTTCGTTAACCGTGAAGAGTCTGTACGTCAGACTAAGGCCGCAGCTGATTCAATCACTATTATGAACGTGATTGATGCCAAGGTTGTGGACATCGCTCAAGAGGGTGTTGTTTTCAATGCTCCTGAAATCGATGAAGAGTTTGAAGCTCTAAGAGCTGCGGAAATTGCAGAAATTGAAGAAGCTGAAGCTGCTCACGTAGCAGAAGAAGTTGTTAACTTCGAATCAATGGATCTGTCTCAAGAAGCTGAGGAATTAGAGCGAGCTCTAGACCTAGCATTCGAGAACCTGACTGGCGAAAAGCTAGAAGAAGGGGAGATGGCCTTTGATGTTGATGGTGATATCAACAACTTAGACTTCACAATTGATGAAGCAATTACCAAGGGTAAAGATTTTGATCTTGACCTGGCGTTCCTAAATGAAGTACCAGTACCAGCTATAGAAAATAACGACGAGAACCTGTAA
- a CDS encoding pseudouridine synthase — protein MSNQDLSIRLQKVIADCGVTSRRKAEGYILDGRVTVNAKIVTELGTKVNPHTDIIQVDGVTLELAAIDKVYVVLNKPRAYMTTLSDPEGRPTVMDLIYGVKQRIFPVGRLDYLSEGLLILTNDGDLANMIMHPRYEVEKVYEVKVFGHVNEALLAKIKRGVMTEDGLLKPKSVRVIEQLPNKTWLEFRLNEGKNREIRKICDAVDLTVDKLRRVAIEGLNIQSLPVGQYMFTTRKELLKALGLNEHGEKVALRKFVSAKKTLNTTKVAKIVSKTARPADDKRFQSFRKESYYETVASIKDLKMRQAEEEATKKAEAEAQERAAHFAKSMKKSSKSRGYGNKN, from the coding sequence ATGTCTAATCAAGACCTATCTATCCGTTTACAAAAAGTTATCGCAGACTGTGGTGTTACTTCGAGAAGAAAAGCTGAAGGCTATATTCTTGATGGCCGAGTGACTGTTAACGCGAAAATCGTGACTGAGCTTGGAACAAAAGTTAACCCTCATACGGACATCATCCAGGTTGATGGTGTGACTCTAGAACTAGCAGCGATTGATAAAGTGTATGTTGTTCTTAATAAGCCACGTGCTTATATGACAACTCTATCAGATCCTGAAGGTCGTCCAACTGTGATGGACCTTATCTACGGTGTTAAACAAAGAATTTTCCCTGTTGGTCGTCTCGACTATCTTTCTGAAGGTCTTTTGATCCTTACGAACGATGGTGACCTTGCCAACATGATCATGCACCCTCGTTACGAAGTTGAGAAAGTGTACGAAGTAAAAGTTTTCGGTCACGTTAACGAAGCACTTCTTGCAAAAATCAAGCGCGGGGTCATGACTGAAGACGGTCTTCTTAAGCCGAAATCAGTTCGTGTAATTGAGCAGCTTCCAAACAAAACATGGCTTGAGTTCCGCCTTAACGAAGGTAAGAACCGCGAGATCCGTAAGATTTGTGATGCTGTAGATCTAACTGTAGATAAACTTCGTCGTGTTGCTATCGAAGGTCTGAACATTCAGTCTCTTCCAGTTGGCCAGTATATGTTCACAACTCGTAAAGAACTTCTTAAAGCATTAGGTCTTAATGAGCACGGTGAGAAAGTTGCTCTTCGTAAGTTCGTATCTGCGAAGAAGACACTTAACACAACAAAAGTTGCTAAGATTGTTTCTAAAACAGCTCGTCCTGCTGATGACAAACGCTTCCAAAGCTTCCGTAAGGAAAGTTATTACGAAACTGTTGCGTCAATTAAAGATCTTAAGATGCGTCAGGCAGAAGAAGAGGCTACAAAGAAAGCAGAGGCAGAAGCACAAGAAAGAGCTGCGCATTTCGCTAAGTCTATGAAGAAGTCTTCGAAGTCTAGAGGTTATGGAAATAAGAATTAA
- a CDS encoding tyrosine-type recombinase/integrase, with the protein MAIQQNKKTGKWKVEVWYKGKRHLTKSFPLKAQAIKFERDTLTQIETQALTGSQAKDYLYDEIFEFWHVNASTRKRESSLVKDVQMHKQYIAPILSGLRISEINSMHFEKIVTGKIKKGLSKSTVNKVIQHFKAVFNHSFNNDYIARNPSRSFKQLKLDNKEMDFLEHDELDQILTYTNQRFVGEERWIHVFYLTLFLTGMRLGEVLGLEWHKIYFDRDRILVSDSWCSKEHKLLGTTKGKKDRTVPLPSLLKVELAALKNSANGSFIFSNVTGRPIDANNFRSRTWAMTFEACEVRRIRIHDARHTYASLFMMNGGNLYDLKKVLGHVDIKTTEKYAHLSNEYLQEVRDIIQPNIGKRADVLSVNSFSRNLDVTYPPLMSERGKDYAVASV; encoded by the coding sequence ATGGCGATCCAACAAAACAAAAAGACTGGTAAATGGAAGGTTGAAGTTTGGTATAAAGGTAAAAGACACTTAACCAAGTCTTTCCCTTTAAAAGCCCAAGCAATCAAATTTGAACGAGACACTCTCACCCAGATTGAAACTCAAGCGCTCACAGGTAGTCAGGCAAAAGATTACCTGTACGATGAGATCTTTGAGTTTTGGCATGTGAATGCTTCAACAAGAAAAAGAGAATCATCCCTCGTAAAAGATGTTCAAATGCATAAGCAGTATATCGCTCCGATTTTAAGTGGTCTTAGGATCAGCGAAATCAATTCTATGCACTTTGAGAAGATTGTTACAGGGAAGATAAAGAAGGGGCTTTCAAAATCGACCGTGAACAAGGTTATTCAACACTTCAAGGCCGTATTTAATCATTCCTTTAACAATGATTACATTGCTAGAAATCCAAGCCGTAGCTTTAAACAGCTAAAGCTCGACAACAAAGAAATGGATTTCCTTGAACACGATGAACTGGATCAGATCTTAACTTATACTAATCAGAGATTTGTTGGTGAGGAGCGATGGATTCACGTCTTTTACTTAACTCTCTTCCTCACAGGAATGAGACTTGGTGAAGTGCTTGGACTTGAATGGCATAAAATCTACTTTGATCGGGATCGAATACTCGTTTCGGACTCTTGGTGCTCTAAAGAACATAAACTCTTAGGAACAACCAAAGGAAAAAAAGATCGAACGGTTCCCCTTCCCTCACTACTGAAAGTTGAATTGGCAGCACTTAAAAATTCTGCCAACGGTTCATTCATTTTTAGCAATGTAACTGGACGTCCAATTGATGCTAACAACTTTAGAAGCAGAACTTGGGCCATGACTTTTGAAGCATGTGAAGTACGCCGTATCCGTATCCATGATGCTCGTCACACCTATGCCAGTCTATTTATGATGAATGGCGGGAATCTTTACGACCTAAAAAAAGTTCTGGGTCATGTCGACATCAAGACGACGGAAAAATATGCTCACCTAAGTAATGAGTATCTTCAAGAAGTGAGAGATATTATTCAGCCCAACATTGGTAAACGAGCTGATGTGCTCTCGGTGAACAGTTTTTCTAGAAATCTGGACGTGACTTATCCTCCCCTAATGTCCGAAAGGGGTAAGGACTATGCGGTGGCATCTGTATGA
- a CDS encoding helix-turn-helix domain-containing protein — protein sequence MRKPEILSHSPLRLKRKTPSNAITSPIFDNRIVCDDEALITKQEASDFLKVSIKTIDKMVSMKTIPYFKIGACVRFKKGELQKWAKENSKE from the coding sequence ATGAGAAAGCCTGAAATTCTTTCACACTCACCCCTACGCTTAAAGAGAAAAACTCCATCTAATGCTATTACGAGTCCAATCTTTGACAACCGAATAGTGTGCGATGATGAAGCATTGATAACCAAACAGGAAGCATCTGACTTCCTTAAGGTATCAATCAAGACGATAGATAAAATGGTATCCATGAAGACAATCCCCTATTTCAAAATTGGGGCATGTGTTCGCTTTAAGAAAGGTGAACTTCAGAAATGGGCCAAAGAGAACTCAAAGGAGTAA
- a CDS encoding Eco57I restriction-modification methylase domain-containing protein, with the protein MKTVKDIVGEKTEFGPGKTALYYNNKGLFADPFLEERLPNLEKYYNHPSTKFLHNFWNIEESDNAQNYEQAFQAILNLWEELDQDIPKYCKKERQLQNSWIDKVFKILGWEYELEESSQKHGVTNYPDYTLFASKEDWKKSKTSSSNLKFKSALAVADAKDWGVPLDGKGATNQNPSFQIINYLKQTDKQWGILTDGKYWRIYSLRSESKHTTYYEVDLEKILATKDYSRFKYFYNFFRVEAFINDSRLNDRTFLDFVFEDGKFYSQRVENNLQERVYKVVDSICQGFLETYKEPSEDDLKEVYEYSMYYLFKLMFVLNCESKGLLEVNKQDDYYEFSLRKMCMDIKEQFEVKKTWSGQPKTYNHINDLFTLLKMGDSRIGVHGFGEEPFEIGSEDFYSKHKISDEFLNKAILDLSCDLDEEKNLQFIDYKILSPDHIGSLFEGLLEFNLVKKGKKIELLNTKGDRKSTGSYYTPEYLVDHIVEEVISPLVNKRDIGEITKLKILDPSMGSGHFLLGVVKFLEKTITEIQDSNEKVKGAIEFDKIRKEVLKSCVFGVDINPLATQLAKFSLWIYTSQKGDSLEPLADQLVCSNALLDSLDYKNVFKNQIRPGSLDAIVGNPPYIGEKGNKEIFHAVKNESLGRNYYQGKMDYFHFFFHLSLNLLKDSGRAGLVSTNYFGTATGASNLRADLKHRATLWKILNFNELKIFKGAQGQHNQVTFFKKGKSGAELCDVYTSPDKGACDQGKLLNLLSSTNKSSFSNDEIYIGEDNQILINSGNSNSTQDSIVSKLRKCAKKLMDVADINTGADVTLSEIKKSHMKKFSGDFQENDGVFVLDQDEIKSLKLSKSEVEIIKPFAKCSDISSYTTAKLKGKGLIYFTWEDSISPYPKLENHLKRFKKILVDQMERYGEDYPWFALHRPRKQEMFEAKDKLIVPYRSRLNIFSYYPKPVYSSRDVLFIVPTADIGAKELAVLFNSKIYYLWLYTNGKRKGSALELYQNPLSNLPVPELSKQDRQKLVSCFDKICDQNLSEKSIMEAEKLVGNLIGLTEKELDYVLKFYEQNYVPGNTEEEMDEAA; encoded by the coding sequence ATGAAAACAGTAAAAGATATTGTTGGAGAAAAAACAGAGTTTGGGCCAGGTAAAACAGCTCTTTATTATAACAATAAGGGGTTATTTGCAGATCCATTTTTAGAAGAGAGGCTTCCGAATCTCGAAAAATATTATAATCATCCTTCAACAAAGTTTTTACATAACTTTTGGAATATTGAAGAATCAGATAATGCTCAAAACTATGAGCAGGCATTCCAAGCGATATTAAATTTATGGGAAGAGTTGGATCAAGATATTCCTAAGTATTGCAAGAAAGAGAGACAGCTTCAGAATAGTTGGATTGATAAGGTTTTTAAAATTCTCGGCTGGGAATATGAGCTAGAAGAATCCTCTCAGAAACATGGAGTAACTAACTACCCTGACTACACTCTCTTTGCGTCTAAAGAAGATTGGAAGAAGTCTAAAACTTCATCAAGTAATTTGAAATTTAAATCGGCACTAGCTGTTGCTGATGCCAAAGATTGGGGTGTCCCTCTTGACGGTAAGGGGGCAACAAATCAAAACCCATCGTTTCAGATTATTAACTATCTTAAGCAAACAGATAAGCAGTGGGGAATTCTCACTGATGGTAAATATTGGAGAATTTACTCTCTTCGTTCGGAGAGTAAGCACACAACTTATTACGAAGTTGATCTTGAGAAGATCTTAGCAACTAAGGACTACTCAAGATTTAAATATTTTTACAACTTCTTCCGTGTAGAAGCGTTTATCAATGACTCAAGATTAAATGATCGTACATTTTTGGATTTTGTTTTTGAGGACGGAAAATTTTACTCTCAACGTGTTGAGAATAATCTTCAGGAACGAGTATATAAGGTTGTGGATTCAATCTGCCAAGGCTTTCTGGAAACATATAAGGAACCGTCTGAAGATGATCTAAAAGAAGTGTATGAATATTCGATGTATTATCTCTTTAAGTTGATGTTCGTACTTAACTGTGAGTCGAAAGGTCTTCTTGAAGTCAACAAACAAGACGATTATTACGAATTCTCTTTAAGGAAAATGTGTATGGATATTAAAGAGCAATTTGAGGTTAAGAAAACTTGGTCGGGTCAGCCAAAGACATATAATCACATCAATGATTTATTCACCCTCCTCAAAATGGGTGATTCGAGAATTGGTGTCCATGGTTTTGGTGAAGAGCCTTTCGAGATTGGAAGCGAAGACTTTTATAGTAAACATAAGATATCAGATGAGTTTTTAAATAAGGCAATTCTTGACTTGTCTTGTGATCTTGATGAAGAGAAGAACCTTCAATTCATTGACTATAAAATTTTGTCCCCTGATCATATTGGTTCTTTGTTTGAGGGACTGCTTGAATTTAATCTAGTTAAGAAGGGAAAAAAGATAGAACTTCTAAATACGAAAGGTGATCGTAAATCAACAGGAAGTTACTATACTCCAGAATATTTGGTTGACCATATAGTTGAAGAAGTCATTTCGCCACTGGTGAATAAAAGGGATATCGGCGAAATTACGAAACTAAAAATCCTTGACCCATCAATGGGGTCAGGGCATTTCTTGCTTGGAGTTGTAAAATTCTTAGAGAAAACTATTACTGAAATCCAAGATTCAAATGAGAAGGTAAAAGGTGCGATCGAATTCGACAAGATCAGAAAAGAAGTTCTCAAAAGCTGTGTTTTCGGTGTCGATATTAATCCATTAGCAACCCAGCTTGCCAAGTTTTCGCTATGGATTTATACATCACAGAAAGGCGATTCGTTAGAACCTCTTGCGGATCAACTTGTTTGTTCGAACGCACTTTTAGATTCCTTAGATTACAAAAACGTGTTCAAGAATCAGATTAGACCAGGTTCACTTGATGCAATTGTTGGCAACCCTCCATATATTGGAGAGAAGGGAAACAAAGAAATATTTCATGCAGTAAAAAATGAATCGCTCGGAAGAAATTACTATCAAGGGAAGATGGACTATTTTCATTTTTTCTTCCACCTAAGCTTAAATTTACTCAAAGATTCAGGGAGAGCAGGGTTAGTTTCTACAAATTATTTTGGTACAGCTACAGGAGCAAGCAATTTAAGGGCAGACCTGAAGCACAGAGCAACACTTTGGAAGATCCTTAATTTTAATGAGCTCAAAATTTTCAAAGGGGCACAAGGCCAACATAACCAAGTGACTTTTTTCAAGAAAGGAAAATCTGGGGCTGAATTATGTGATGTCTATACATCACCCGATAAGGGGGCTTGTGATCAAGGCAAGCTATTAAATCTACTATCATCGACGAACAAATCAAGTTTTTCGAATGATGAGATCTATATTGGCGAAGATAACCAGATTTTAATTAATTCAGGAAATAGTAACTCGACACAAGATTCAATTGTTTCGAAACTCCGTAAATGTGCCAAAAAATTGATGGATGTTGCTGATATTAATACAGGCGCTGATGTCACACTAAGCGAGATTAAAAAATCACATATGAAAAAATTCAGTGGTGATTTTCAAGAAAATGATGGCGTATTTGTTCTTGATCAGGATGAGATAAAATCGTTAAAACTTTCCAAGAGTGAAGTTGAGATTATTAAACCCTTTGCTAAATGTTCGGACATTTCGAGCTACACCACAGCAAAGCTTAAGGGGAAAGGGCTCATTTATTTTACATGGGAGGATTCAATCTCTCCGTATCCCAAACTTGAAAACCATCTAAAACGGTTTAAGAAAATTCTTGTCGATCAAATGGAAAGATACGGTGAAGACTATCCTTGGTTTGCATTACATCGTCCTCGCAAGCAAGAGATGTTTGAAGCGAAGGACAAACTAATCGTTCCATACAGATCAAGACTGAATATCTTTTCATACTATCCTAAACCAGTATATTCAAGCAGGGATGTACTCTTCATTGTTCCGACAGCTGATATAGGAGCCAAAGAATTAGCAGTTTTGTTTAATTCTAAGATTTATTATTTGTGGCTTTATACGAATGGCAAGAGGAAAGGGTCTGCATTGGAGCTATATCAAAACCCTCTTAGCAATCTTCCTGTCCCTGAACTTTCAAAACAGGATCGACAAAAACTAGTCAGCTGCTTTGATAAAATTTGTGACCAAAATCTATCAGAGAAATCCATCATGGAGGCTGAAAAGCTTGTTGGTAACTTAATTGGGTTGACAGAAAAAGAACTAGATTATGTATTGAAGTTTTATGAACAGAACTATGTGCCGGGCAATACAGAGGAAGAAATGGATGAAGCCGCTTAA
- a CDS encoding radical SAM family protein, with product MSTTMTPENNNVVTLPFTGLPSEERKLPIPEIPTPKSDKIFEQVEKLKKVSSYKSQFDYDTYRKLELRFGLEQPRGGIVFNTPFKLVNSHTTCQQCLYAFELDTYGRGCTHDCVYCYAKAELTVHGYWNKPFPMPVDVSDIWKTFYTVFETDKNSKWRSVMEKRVPLRIGSMSDSFMHMDQKYGVTKELLRILDYYKYPYLVFTRSDLVAHDDYMNLLNPDLCSVQMSISSTNDEMNKLIEKGAPSAKRRLKALQKLTQNGFWTTVRLNPFFPIYADGYFTNPNFDRDNMPEPFHYSSFEMIDEIAQYGVQSILAGIVRLSSFGLNQMESAIGRDLHALYRPETKKQSGFVNETNKKSRDFHYSDEEIRAYYERIHAKCLQNGIQFTTCYIGNGETHFWKDQDLWTNKKDCCNAIDRVKSFANIDTSRDISWEQRMKFTNHKLLKPVKEETLHIPLGQPLQITTGSVEINKDFGFEI from the coding sequence ATGAGTACAACTATGACTCCAGAGAATAACAACGTAGTCACACTTCCGTTCACGGGCCTTCCTTCTGAAGAACGGAAACTTCCTATTCCTGAAATTCCAACTCCAAAAAGTGATAAGATTTTCGAGCAAGTGGAAAAGCTCAAAAAAGTTTCAAGCTATAAATCGCAATTTGATTACGATACTTACAGAAAACTTGAATTACGTTTCGGTCTTGAACAACCGCGTGGTGGGATTGTCTTTAACACTCCATTCAAGCTCGTTAATAGCCATACAACTTGCCAACAATGTCTTTATGCTTTTGAGTTAGATACATATGGCCGTGGCTGTACTCATGACTGTGTATATTGTTACGCAAAAGCTGAGCTTACAGTTCATGGTTATTGGAACAAACCATTTCCTATGCCGGTGGATGTTAGCGATATTTGGAAAACATTCTACACTGTCTTTGAGACTGATAAGAATTCCAAATGGCGTTCAGTCATGGAGAAACGTGTTCCTCTTCGTATTGGGTCAATGTCTGATTCATTCATGCATATGGATCAAAAATATGGTGTAACAAAAGAACTTCTCCGTATTCTTGACTATTATAAGTACCCTTATCTCGTGTTTACTCGCTCTGATCTTGTTGCTCATGATGATTACATGAATCTCTTGAATCCTGATCTTTGCTCAGTCCAAATGAGTATTTCATCTACAAATGATGAAATGAATAAACTTATTGAAAAAGGTGCTCCAAGTGCTAAACGTAGATTAAAAGCACTTCAAAAACTAACCCAAAATGGCTTTTGGACTACCGTTCGTCTAAATCCATTCTTTCCAATCTATGCAGACGGGTATTTCACAAACCCTAATTTTGATCGAGACAATATGCCTGAACCTTTCCATTATTCATCATTTGAAATGATTGATGAGATTGCACAGTATGGAGTTCAATCTATATTAGCAGGGATTGTTCGCCTTTCATCATTCGGACTAAATCAAATGGAAAGTGCTATTGGCCGTGATCTTCATGCCCTTTATCGACCAGAAACAAAAAAACAGTCCGGCTTCGTAAATGAAACAAATAAAAAGTCTCGTGACTTCCATTATAGCGATGAAGAGATTAGGGCATATTACGAAAGAATTCATGCTAAATGTCTTCAAAACGGAATTCAGTTTACAACTTGTTATATTGGCAATGGTGAAACTCATTTCTGGAAAGACCAAGACTTGTGGACTAATAAAAAAGACTGTTGCAATGCTATTGATAGAGTGAAGTCATTTGCAAACATAGACACGTCTCGTGATATTTCATGGGAGCAGCGAATGAAGTTTACTAACCATAAACTCTTAAAACCAGTTAAAGAAGAAACCCTACATATTCCATTGGGACAACCACTCCAAATTACGACTGGCTCTGTTGAAATCAATAAGGACTTCGGATTTGAAATCTAG